A window of the Bacillota bacterium genome harbors these coding sequences:
- a CDS encoding flavodoxin domain-containing protein, protein MGAVQIAENIYWVGAMDWNIRHFHGPAYSTHKGTTYNSYLIIDDKVTLVDTVYGPFSDVLLKNIAEITDPSKIDYVVSNHVETDHSGGLPAIMALNPGAKVFCSKKGEEGLRKHYFGDWDYQVVKTGTQVSLGRRSLTFVEAPMLHWPDSMFTYVNEDAILLPNDAFGQHIATAFRFDDEVSMEEVMVEAAKYYANILTPFSDLVLKKLEEVTAMGIPIKMIGPSHGIIWRKDPSRIIRAYASWARGDTREKAVIAYDTMWESTAKMGYAILQGFVDEGVEAKLYAISSSDRNDIIKEILDARMVVVGSPTINKDFLATVGPLLDDLKGLRPKAKLGAAFGSYGWSGESIKNIEERLASAGVTIAEPGLRFKWVPTEDELERSREYGRNLARRLKDTG, encoded by the coding sequence ATGGGAGCAGTACAGATAGCGGAAAACATCTACTGGGTAGGAGCAATGGACTGGAACATCCGTCACTTCCACGGACCCGCCTATTCCACTCACAAGGGCACCACCTACAACAGCTACCTCATCATCGATGACAAGGTGACCCTGGTGGACACGGTGTATGGTCCGTTCTCCGATGTTCTCCTGAAAAACATAGCGGAGATCACGGATCCGTCGAAGATTGACTACGTGGTCTCCAATCACGTGGAGACCGATCATTCGGGGGGGCTGCCAGCCATCATGGCACTTAACCCCGGCGCCAAGGTGTTCTGCAGCAAGAAGGGGGAGGAAGGACTAAGGAAGCACTACTTCGGGGACTGGGACTACCAGGTGGTGAAGACAGGGACTCAGGTCAGCCTGGGCCGGAGAAGCCTGACCTTCGTGGAGGCCCCGATGCTTCACTGGCCTGACAGCATGTTCACGTACGTGAATGAGGATGCCATCCTGCTGCCCAACGATGCCTTCGGGCAGCACATAGCCACGGCTTTCAGGTTCGATGACGAGGTTAGCATGGAAGAGGTCATGGTGGAGGCCGCGAAGTACTACGCCAACATACTCACCCCCTTCAGTGACCTGGTCCTCAAGAAGCTCGAGGAAGTAACAGCCATGGGAATACCTATCAAGATGATCGGGCCGAGTCACGGTATCATCTGGAGGAAGGATCCCTCCCGTATAATTCGAGCCTACGCATCCTGGGCCCGAGGTGATACGCGGGAAAAAGCGGTCATCGCCTACGATACCATGTGGGAGAGCACAGCCAAGATGGGTTATGCAATTCTACAGGGGTTCGTGGATGAAGGCGTTGAGGCCAAGTTGTACGCTATTTCCTCATCTGACCGGAATGACATCATCAAGGAGATACTGGACGCCAGGATGGTGGTAGTGGGCTCCCCTACCATCAACAAGGACTTCCTGGCAACAGTGGGTCCTTTACTGGACGACCTCAAGGGGCTCAGGCCTAAGGCCAAGCTTGGGGCGGCTTTCGGATCCTACGGTTGGAGCGGGGAGTCCATAAAGAACATCGAGGAGAGACTGGCATCGGCAGGAGTTACCATAGCAGAGCCGGGCTTGCGCTTCAAGTGGGTTCCCACGGAGGATGAGCTGGAACGGAGCAGGGAGTACGGGAGGAATCTCGCCAGGAGACTAAAGGACACTGGATAA
- a CDS encoding MerR family transcriptional regulator, which yields MGVDKKRPVYSIGVASDLVGVKPYTLRYYEQMGLIGPFRTPGNTRLYSEYDVEVCQYIRYLIEDEGVNVAGVRIILTIKKV from the coding sequence ATGGGTGTTGACAAGAAACGACCGGTATACTCCATAGGTGTCGCCTCAGATCTCGTGGGTGTCAAACCCTACACCCTCAGATACTACGAGCAAATGGGCCTAATAGGGCCGTTTCGCACGCCCGGGAATACCCGCCTTTACTCCGAGTACGATGTGGAGGTATGCCAGTACATCCGCTACCTCATTGAAGACGAGGGTGTCAATGTGGCGGGAGTGAGGATAATCCTCACCATTAAGAAGGTGTGA
- a CDS encoding MFS transporter, with product MHLERHMAALLIFNFWNALMLLMFRPLVPLYLDCLGIEPFTMGVVLSAYSLVPAVISLWVSWIVSRLTLRRWSYLLIVLTFSGCMLFYLSGNIGILFAGQLLVGLAQILLVLGSQSYISCSCSDKSLTWGFSLLVASYGAAGIIGPTVGGFLAQQFDYRQAFLVIGVSSIVGVFFSGLLAREYITKTKRVPIDRLHVHHIFESGRYKLSLMLTVAALCILTLFNSFFPLYLRQMGLEPFSIGFLLSLRGVGELLAPPLLRALERKLRRARLLQATLVAEIGLVAMMPLLQSALLLGVGSAMVGGAFGILTAMSLALATEDTERETRAMALGLRFTFNRITDTLGPIVFGAAAVVWGYAAPFYVVVFYLVLALVSVKVHFRASKLSGEAGTG from the coding sequence ATGCATCTTGAACGCCACATGGCTGCGCTCCTCATATTCAACTTCTGGAACGCTCTGATGCTGTTGATGTTCCGGCCTCTTGTACCCCTTTACCTAGACTGCCTGGGGATCGAGCCTTTTACGATGGGCGTAGTCCTCTCTGCCTACTCCCTGGTTCCCGCAGTGATCTCCCTGTGGGTTTCCTGGATCGTCTCCCGCCTTACCCTGAGGCGCTGGTCGTACCTGCTCATCGTGCTTACCTTCAGCGGGTGCATGCTGTTCTACCTCTCGGGCAACATCGGCATTCTGTTCGCCGGACAGCTGCTGGTAGGCCTTGCCCAGATTCTCCTAGTCCTGGGCAGCCAGTCGTACATATCATGCTCATGCAGTGATAAGTCCCTCACCTGGGGGTTCTCCCTCCTCGTAGCATCGTACGGCGCCGCCGGTATCATTGGTCCCACGGTAGGAGGGTTCCTGGCTCAGCAGTTTGACTATCGCCAAGCCTTCCTGGTCATCGGGGTTTCCTCCATTGTTGGGGTGTTCTTCTCGGGGCTCCTTGCCCGGGAGTACATAACGAAAACCAAGCGGGTGCCTATCGATCGACTCCACGTCCACCATATCTTCGAATCCGGTCGCTACAAGCTCTCCCTTATGCTCACCGTAGCTGCCCTGTGCATACTCACTCTTTTCAATTCCTTCTTCCCCCTCTACCTGCGGCAGATGGGCTTGGAGCCGTTCTCCATAGGGTTTTTGCTGTCCCTCAGGGGTGTCGGGGAACTCCTGGCCCCTCCCTTGCTGCGGGCACTGGAAAGAAAACTCCGCAGGGCTCGCCTGCTGCAGGCCACCCTGGTTGCTGAGATAGGGTTGGTTGCTATGATGCCTCTTCTGCAATCGGCGCTCCTGCTGGGTGTCGGGTCTGCAATGGTGGGCGGGGCTTTCGGTATTCTCACCGCAATGAGCCTGGCGCTGGCCACCGAAGATACGGAACGCGAGACCCGTGCGATGGCTTTAGGGCTCCGCTTCACCTTCAACCGTATAACGGATACTCTTGGGCCCATTGTCTTCGGAGCCGCGGCTGTGGTATGGGGGTACGCGGCTCCCTTCTACGTGGTCGTGTTCTACCTGGTGTTGGCCCTGGTGTCTGTAAAGGTGCACTTCAGGGCCAGCAAACTTTCTGGGGAGGCGGGAACGGGCTAG
- a CDS encoding GerMN domain-containing protein, which translates to MQFVVLIVTSMVILAGCGGATLQPQPTTDEATPHTEVTLYFGDQQATGLVAEVREINVPEGSNLYALTLQALAEGSMRSDLARVLPEGTKILGVEVEDGVAYADFSRELQSGHWGGSAGETITVFAIVNTLTEFDEVKRVAILIEGTPLDSLAGHMDMTEPLSRAEDLIID; encoded by the coding sequence ATGCAGTTTGTTGTCCTAATTGTGACAAGTATGGTTATCCTAGCAGGATGCGGAGGTGCGACTCTTCAGCCACAGCCTACCACTGATGAGGCCACCCCACATACCGAGGTTACCCTATACTTCGGAGATCAGCAGGCCACAGGGCTTGTGGCTGAAGTCCGGGAAATCAACGTGCCCGAAGGATCCAACCTTTACGCTTTGACCCTCCAGGCTCTTGCGGAGGGATCTATGCGCTCGGACCTTGCCCGGGTACTGCCAGAAGGCACTAAGATCCTGGGTGTTGAGGTAGAAGATGGCGTGGCCTACGCCGATTTCTCCCGGGAACTCCAGTCCGGTCACTGGGGGGGCTCCGCCGGCGAGACCATTACGGTCTTTGCCATCGTCAATACCCTGACAGAATTCGATGAAGTCAAGAGGGTTGCGATCCTCATTGAAGGCACTCCCCTTGACAGCCTGGCTGGCCACATGGACATGACCGAACCCCTATCCCGGGCGGAGGACCTGATCATCGACTAG
- a CDS encoding M20 family metallopeptidase, which produces MYHLTVQQYLVSRLPWMLDDLCAFVEMDSPSNDKKTLDLFSTYLERRFREELGCRTTIFPGSETGNHLRVSWGKGTERTLILCHMDTVWPVGEAERRPFRVHDGRAYGPGVLDMKGGIVIGFHALKVLRDLGLHPCREVVVLLTSDEEVGSNSSKDLIESEAQASSAVLVLEPAVSPSGALKTWRKGIGRFVLEVIGRASHAGADPGSGVDAVQEISHQITSLYHIGQDLPGVTVNVGIVEGGTRPNVVAAYAKAEIDVRIMTLAQGEKMLRRIRGLKPVNPQAEIRVTGDINRLPMERSPGTVFLYQKARSLAKTIGLDVLEDGSGGCSDGNITSVLGVPTLDGLGAVGGGGHSLDEYVLIDKLPERAALLVLMLLSP; this is translated from the coding sequence ATGTATCACCTGACCGTACAGCAGTACCTGGTGAGCCGCCTGCCATGGATGCTAGATGATCTTTGTGCCTTTGTGGAGATGGACTCACCCTCCAACGACAAGAAGACCCTGGACCTGTTTTCCACTTACCTTGAGCGGCGGTTTCGTGAAGAACTGGGGTGCAGGACCACCATATTCCCAGGATCGGAGACTGGCAACCACCTGAGGGTATCCTGGGGTAAGGGCACGGAAAGGACCCTAATCCTATGTCACATGGATACAGTGTGGCCGGTGGGAGAGGCAGAACGCAGACCCTTCCGGGTCCATGACGGCCGGGCCTACGGTCCGGGGGTACTCGACATGAAGGGCGGCATAGTAATCGGCTTTCACGCATTGAAAGTCTTGAGGGACCTGGGACTTCACCCCTGCCGTGAAGTGGTCGTGCTCCTGACCTCCGATGAAGAGGTGGGCAGTAATTCCTCTAAGGACTTGATAGAGAGCGAAGCCCAGGCCAGCAGTGCTGTCCTGGTCCTTGAGCCAGCGGTGTCCCCCTCTGGGGCACTCAAGACTTGGCGCAAGGGCATCGGCCGTTTCGTCTTGGAGGTCATAGGGCGGGCATCACATGCAGGGGCTGATCCCGGGTCTGGCGTAGATGCAGTCCAGGAGATAAGCCACCAGATTACGAGCCTGTATCATATTGGTCAAGACCTTCCTGGTGTTACGGTAAATGTGGGAATAGTCGAGGGTGGCACCAGGCCAAACGTAGTAGCTGCCTACGCCAAGGCCGAGATTGACGTTAGGATAATGACACTGGCACAGGGAGAGAAAATGCTAAGACGCATACGAGGGTTGAAGCCCGTGAACCCTCAAGCCGAGATCAGGGTGACAGGAGACATCAACCGGCTCCCCATGGAAAGGTCTCCGGGTACCGTGTTCCTTTACCAGAAGGCGAGGTCACTGGCAAAAACAATCGGTCTAGATGTTTTGGAGGACGGTTCTGGCGGTTGCAGTGATGGAAACATCACTTCGGTGCTGGGTGTGCCGACCTTGGATGGCCTGGGGGCGGTGGGAGGTGGCGGTCATTCCCTGGACGAGTATGTGCTAATCGACAAATTGCCCGAGAGGGCGGCTCTCCTTGTATTGATGCTGCTTAGCCCGTAA
- a CDS encoding S1 RNA-binding domain-containing protein, with product MAIAVGDIVEGVVTGITHFGAFVQLPDGRTGLVHISEVADAYVKDIKDYLKEKDTVTVKVLSMDDRGKVALSIKQVQSLKKVRGHGRDPSFEEKLARFLKESDERLQDLKKNTESKRGGRGAGRPM from the coding sequence ATGGCCATTGCGGTTGGAGACATCGTAGAAGGGGTAGTAACCGGGATCACTCATTTTGGCGCATTTGTTCAACTCCCTGATGGGCGTACTGGCCTTGTTCACATTTCCGAGGTCGCGGACGCTTACGTGAAGGACATTAAGGATTACCTTAAGGAGAAGGACACTGTTACCGTAAAGGTTCTCTCCATGGATGACCGGGGCAAAGTAGCTCTTTCCATCAAACAAGTCCAGTCGCTGAAAAAGGTTAGGGGGCACGGCCGAGATCCGTCTTTTGAGGAGAAGCTGGCCCGCTTTCTCAAGGAAAGCGATGAGAGGCTTCAGGATCTTAAGAAGAATACCGAATCGAAGCGGGGAGGTCGCGGAGCGGGCCGCCCTATGTAG
- a CDS encoding septum formation initiator family protein: MKAEAVIRLKARDKRLPSAIGRVAKKVFLMLVTVYTLVLFTGQAVKFFSLRAEVAQFEEQIRFHSVNNEILRQRVEAMQGDAYIEQMAREQLGLIKPGELLYMAVEGSFDSED; encoded by the coding sequence GTGAAGGCTGAAGCCGTGATCCGCCTCAAGGCACGGGACAAGCGATTGCCATCCGCCATAGGCCGCGTGGCAAAGAAGGTGTTCCTGATGCTTGTGACAGTGTACACCTTGGTCCTGTTCACTGGGCAAGCGGTGAAGTTCTTCAGCCTCAGGGCTGAGGTAGCCCAGTTCGAGGAGCAGATTCGCTTCCACAGCGTGAATAATGAGATCCTGCGCCAGAGGGTCGAAGCGATGCAAGGCGATGCCTACATTGAGCAGATGGCCCGAGAGCAACTGGGGCTCATCAAGCCCGGAGAACTCTTGTACATGGCGGTTGAGGGTTCCTTTGACTCCGAAGACTAG
- a CDS encoding sigma-70 region 4 domain-containing protein: protein MQIEIRGAERLSYREKQVTVLKEMGFSTEEIAGRLNLSSGTVATLYGRARAKGYQVVIVVAGDPLAIFGSESDAGEEGTRSEG, encoded by the coding sequence TTGCAGATAGAGATACGAGGCGCGGAGCGCTTGAGTTACAGGGAGAAGCAGGTGACGGTACTTAAGGAAATGGGGTTCTCCACCGAGGAGATTGCCGGCAGGCTGAACCTGTCCAGCGGAACCGTCGCCACTCTCTATGGAAGAGCAAGGGCCAAGGGGTACCAGGTGGTCATCGTGGTTGCTGGCGACCCGCTGGCGATTTTCGGCAGTGAATCCGACGCTGGAGAAGAGGGGACAAGAAGTGAAGGCTGA
- the yabQ gene encoding spore cortex biosynthesis protein YabQ codes for MEVQLYVFCVTILAGMVTGFLFDVFRALRGIVRPRRLLGDAGDIAFWVLTTFLISTALLFGNWGEVRLYVFTGLILGFLIYRWLASNVVVCAFRRIFYAMCLVRRRASQALRRARKSKPTQEGANP; via the coding sequence GTGGAGGTTCAACTCTACGTGTTCTGTGTGACGATACTGGCGGGTATGGTCACCGGGTTCCTCTTCGACGTCTTCAGGGCGTTGCGGGGGATCGTCCGCCCGCGACGGCTCCTGGGGGATGCCGGGGACATTGCTTTCTGGGTCCTCACCACATTTCTGATATCAACGGCCCTGTTGTTTGGAAACTGGGGGGAAGTCCGACTCTACGTATTCACTGGCCTCATCCTGGGTTTCTTGATTTACCGGTGGCTGGCAAGCAACGTGGTGGTGTGCGCCTTCAGGCGCATCTTCTACGCCATGTGCCTGGTTAGACGCAGGGCAAGCCAGGCCCTGCGCAGGGCGCGAAAGAGCAAGCCCACACAGGAAGGGGCGAACCCATAA
- the yabP gene encoding sporulation protein YabP translates to MEDRDISNFDHQVTITNREHVVIKGVLNVESFDDQEVILETEMGALTLRGEDLQIRQLSLEEGDFAVEGMLNALQYLPGSRARAKGKKNFIDRLFR, encoded by the coding sequence ATGGAAGACCGCGATATAAGCAACTTCGATCACCAGGTGACCATTACCAATCGGGAACACGTAGTCATAAAGGGCGTCCTGAATGTTGAGAGCTTCGATGATCAAGAGGTCATACTGGAAACCGAAATGGGGGCTCTAACCCTGAGAGGTGAAGATCTCCAGATCAGACAGCTAAGCCTGGAGGAAGGGGATTTCGCTGTGGAGGGCATGTTAAATGCCCTGCAGTACCTGCCGGGGTCGCGGGCGAGAGCCAAGGGCAAGAAGAACTTCATCGACAGGCTCTTCCGGTAG
- a CDS encoding RNA-binding S4 domain-containing protein has protein sequence MRLDKFLKVSRLIKRRTVAKDFCDQGKVKVNGRAAKPSLEVKTGDVVEFRMGPRHVKVEVLVSGEGPVPRDATEAYRTLE, from the coding sequence CTGAGACTTGATAAGTTTCTCAAGGTAAGCCGCCTCATCAAGAGGAGGACGGTTGCCAAGGACTTCTGCGACCAAGGGAAAGTGAAGGTAAACGGCAGAGCGGCCAAGCCATCTTTGGAGGTCAAGACCGGAGACGTGGTGGAGTTCCGGATGGGACCGCGCCACGTTAAGGTTGAAGTGTTGGTCTCCGGCGAGGGCCCGGTGCCGAGGGATGCGACTGAGGCTTACAGGACCCTCGAATAA
- a CDS encoding HU family DNA-binding protein: MNKADLVAVVAQKAGITKRDAEKSVNAVVESIQEALSGGDKVSLVGFGTFWVRPREARKGRNPRTGEEIEIEARNVPAFKAGKMLKDSVE, translated from the coding sequence GTGAACAAGGCGGATTTGGTCGCCGTAGTCGCCCAGAAGGCAGGTATTACCAAACGGGATGCCGAGAAATCGGTGAACGCCGTGGTTGAGAGTATCCAGGAGGCGCTTAGCGGGGGAGACAAGGTTTCCCTGGTGGGGTTCGGGACCTTCTGGGTGAGACCCAGGGAGGCCAGGAAGGGAAGGAATCCCAGGACGGGCGAGGAAATCGAGATTGAAGCCCGCAACGTTCCCGCATTCAAGGCGGGCAAGATGCTAAAAGACTCGGTGGAATAG
- the mazG gene encoding nucleoside triphosphate pyrophosphohydrolase, with amino-acid sequence MGAGTIHLVGLGITDSARGALEALSLAALVARTRRHPGITYQGDGPPAVDVEGILEGSSFDFGCHHLASLLEAAALQGPVAYVTPGDTGDDPHAIWVTGYLSERGFQIVQHRSHSIISMVLGLMSFPDGFKVAYPWSQGLAPSPEGLIVLGAYGTVGLKRAIDKIRYGTGGASLVHDWKTPEVLRLPAGAGVLPPHPIALLVPEGLHSPKGALEPLVGVVARLREAGGCPWDREQTHHSLRPYAVEEAYEVVEAVDAGDMNKLCEELGDLLLQVVLHARIAQESEAFDIDDVVRGVCEKMVRRHPHVFADATAKTSADVIWYWQDIKRKEKGEPDHESMLSDPPRSWPALLMAQKVQRTVAEIGFDWDRIGDVMEKAKEEIRELEEARGLSQEKVEEEMGDVLFSMVNLSRFLGVNPEMALARAVRRFCSRFRCMETLAAKTGADLRGMSLSEMDRLWEECKAEEAP; translated from the coding sequence GTGGGGGCAGGTACGATTCACCTGGTGGGTCTCGGAATAACGGATTCTGCGAGGGGAGCTCTGGAGGCACTCTCTCTGGCCGCGTTGGTGGCGAGGACCCGGAGGCACCCAGGCATAACTTACCAGGGGGATGGTCCCCCTGCTGTTGATGTTGAGGGGATCCTGGAGGGTTCGTCCTTTGATTTCGGGTGCCATCACCTGGCTTCCCTACTGGAAGCCGCTGCTCTGCAAGGGCCCGTAGCCTACGTTACACCGGGGGATACTGGGGATGACCCCCACGCGATATGGGTAACCGGCTACCTCAGTGAACGGGGTTTCCAAATTGTCCAGCACAGAAGCCACAGCATCATTAGCATGGTGCTTGGCCTAATGAGCTTCCCTGATGGGTTCAAGGTAGCCTATCCTTGGTCGCAGGGCCTAGCCCCTTCACCTGAGGGCCTCATCGTTCTGGGAGCCTACGGGACCGTGGGGCTCAAACGGGCCATTGACAAGATCCGTTACGGGACCGGTGGCGCCAGCTTGGTCCATGACTGGAAGACTCCTGAGGTCCTCCGCCTTCCGGCGGGTGCGGGCGTACTGCCTCCCCACCCCATAGCCCTCCTCGTCCCTGAAGGCCTGCACTCGCCCAAGGGGGCACTTGAACCACTAGTGGGGGTGGTAGCCCGGCTGAGAGAGGCAGGCGGGTGTCCCTGGGACCGGGAGCAAACCCATCACTCGCTTAGGCCTTATGCGGTGGAAGAGGCATACGAGGTAGTGGAGGCTGTGGATGCCGGGGATATGAATAAACTCTGCGAGGAATTGGGAGACTTGTTACTGCAGGTCGTGCTCCATGCCAGGATAGCCCAGGAATCCGAGGCGTTTGACATCGACGATGTGGTCCGTGGTGTCTGCGAAAAGATGGTGAGGAGGCACCCGCACGTCTTCGCGGATGCCACTGCGAAGACTTCTGCAGATGTCATCTGGTACTGGCAAGACATCAAAAGGAAAGAGAAGGGCGAGCCGGACCACGAGTCCATGCTATCCGATCCGCCCCGGAGCTGGCCTGCCTTGCTGATGGCACAGAAGGTGCAGCGCACCGTAGCGGAGATCGGTTTCGACTGGGACAGGATCGGCGATGTAATGGAAAAGGCGAAGGAAGAGATCCGCGAGCTGGAGGAGGCCCGGGGTCTTTCCCAGGAGAAGGTTGAGGAGGAAATGGGCGATGTCTTGTTTTCCATGGTGAACCTGTCCAGGTTCCTGGGGGTGAACCCAGAGATGGCGCTGGCCAGGGCGGTGCGACGGTTCTGCAGCCGATTTCGATGCATGGAGACCCTGGCGGCGAAAACTGGCGCAGACCTGCGAGGCATGAGCTTGTCCGAGATGGACAGGCTCTGGGAAGAATGCAAGGCCGAGGAAGCCCCGTGA
- a CDS encoding polysaccharide biosynthesis protein — protein MGAGDKRDSFIRGALILSVAHLLTRVLGAVYRIPLYRLIGGEGMGLVQMAYPIYTTLLALSTIGIPIAISKMVAENLAVKNRSGAYRVFYLSLAILAASGFLFSLLLFFGAQHFAKTVTQDPRSALALAAIAPAVFLVTVTSAFRGFFQGHLRMAPTAVSQVLEQLVRVGTMFVLAYLLMPRGLEYAAAGATFGAVSGALVALGYLTVLFIIGRGAENPTRRRPWRVPEGNLQTVKRIVGLAVPISLAGMVLPLILLVDMLVVPRQLQAAGVGMAEATALYGQLSGGAMPLVNLPTVFTVALATSLVPAIAGASALGQTEQIRSKVTTALRLTTVISLPSAAGLYILAREICAFLYAAPEVGVPLKSLAFLVLFLGFQQTSAAVLQALGLTIIPVRHLVLGAILKLALTWYLTPVIGIQGAGLASVAGFLLAALMDFLVIRRILAVSLPVLGVLVKPLAATLLMGLAVKASYSELLVVTGSNGLSVLGSVSIGMLGYGFLMILMGGITARDVSLIPRVGPGLARMLGRLPTWREER, from the coding sequence GTGGGAGCCGGAGACAAGCGGGACTCATTCATTCGTGGCGCGCTCATTCTAAGCGTGGCTCATCTACTTACCAGAGTGCTTGGCGCGGTGTACAGGATCCCCCTGTACCGCTTGATCGGCGGCGAAGGGATGGGGCTGGTGCAGATGGCCTACCCCATCTACACCACCCTCCTTGCCCTGTCTACCATAGGGATACCTATCGCCATCTCCAAGATGGTCGCTGAGAACCTTGCTGTTAAGAACAGGTCCGGCGCCTACCGCGTATTCTACCTCTCCCTGGCCATCCTGGCTGCATCTGGGTTCTTGTTCTCCCTCCTCCTGTTCTTCGGGGCCCAGCACTTCGCCAAGACCGTGACCCAGGACCCTCGTTCTGCACTGGCCTTAGCCGCGATAGCCCCCGCCGTGTTCCTGGTAACGGTGACTTCTGCCTTTCGCGGGTTCTTCCAGGGTCACCTTCGAATGGCTCCCACGGCCGTGTCTCAGGTGCTAGAGCAACTTGTCCGCGTGGGGACGATGTTCGTCCTGGCCTACCTCCTGATGCCACGAGGGCTGGAGTATGCTGCTGCCGGAGCAACCTTTGGGGCTGTGAGCGGAGCCCTGGTTGCCCTGGGCTACCTCACAGTGCTGTTCATCATTGGCAGGGGCGCGGAGAATCCAACCCGCCGTCGCCCGTGGAGGGTACCCGAGGGCAACCTCCAAACGGTCAAGCGCATCGTTGGCTTGGCAGTACCCATTTCCCTGGCGGGCATGGTCCTGCCCCTCATACTCCTCGTTGACATGCTGGTGGTGCCTCGCCAGCTGCAGGCTGCTGGAGTGGGCATGGCCGAGGCTACGGCGCTCTACGGCCAGCTCAGCGGCGGGGCCATGCCCTTGGTCAACCTGCCGACCGTGTTCACCGTGGCCCTGGCAACAAGCTTGGTGCCAGCAATAGCTGGGGCCTCCGCGCTGGGCCAGACCGAACAGATAAGGAGTAAGGTGACCACGGCACTCAGGCTGACCACGGTCATCTCCCTGCCGTCAGCCGCAGGCCTGTACATCCTGGCAAGGGAGATCTGTGCCTTTCTATATGCCGCGCCAGAGGTTGGGGTTCCTCTGAAGTCCTTGGCGTTTCTCGTACTCTTCCTAGGCTTCCAGCAGACCAGCGCAGCTGTGCTCCAGGCTCTGGGACTCACCATCATACCCGTTAGACACCTGGTCCTGGGTGCCATCCTCAAACTGGCCCTGACATGGTACCTTACGCCAGTTATTGGGATTCAGGGAGCAGGCCTGGCCAGCGTAGCGGGTTTCCTTCTTGCTGCTCTCATGGATTTCCTGGTGATCAGGCGTATTCTGGCAGTCTCGCTGCCGGTACTTGGCGTCCTGGTGAAGCCCCTAGCTGCCACGTTGCTCATGGGCTTGGCTGTTAAGGCCTCGTACTCGGAGCTCCTGGTCGTGACAGGTTCAAACGGCCTGTCAGTCCTGGGATCAGTAAGCATCGGGATGCTGGGCTATGGTTTTCTCATGATACTCATGGGTGGGATCACGGCCCGTGATGTGAGTCTCATTCCCCGGGTGGGGCCGGGCCTTGCGAGGATGCTAGGCCGGCTTCCCACGTGGCGCGAGGAGAGGTAG
- the spoVT gene encoding stage V sporulation protein T, which produces MKATGIVRRIDDLGRVVIPKEIRRTLRIREGDPLEIFVDRDGEVILKKYSPIGELGDFAKEYADSLYEAIGHIALIADRDTIIAVSGGPKKEFLNKPVGALLERAMEERKTLMVSKAGAERQFKGALLGDDEEETRFTAWVVAPIISEGDPIGAVIICSKEPAVELGDLELKLAETAAGFLAKQMEQ; this is translated from the coding sequence ATGAAGGCTACAGGCATCGTAAGGCGCATTGACGATCTCGGAAGAGTGGTAATCCCCAAGGAAATCCGGCGGACCCTGCGCATTCGCGAGGGAGATCCCTTGGAGATATTCGTGGATCGTGATGGGGAAGTCATTCTCAAGAAGTACTCACCCATCGGGGAACTGGGGGATTTCGCCAAGGAGTATGCCGACTCCCTCTATGAGGCCATTGGCCACATTGCCCTGATAGCCGACCGCGATACGATCATCGCTGTGTCTGGCGGGCCCAAAAAAGAGTTTCTCAACAAACCCGTGGGCGCCCTGCTTGAAAGGGCCATGGAAGAACGCAAGACGTTGATGGTGAGCAAGGCAGGGGCAGAACGGCAGTTCAAGGGTGCCTTGTTGGGGGATGACGAGGAGGAAACCCGGTTCACTGCCTGGGTAGTTGCCCCCATCATATCCGAGGGGGATCCCATTGGGGCGGTTATCATCTGCTCCAAGGAACCCGCGGTGGAACTGGGAGATCTGGAGCTCAAACTCGCGGAGACCGCCGCTGGCTTCCTAGCCAAGCAAATGGAACAATAG